TGACTTCAAGCCCTTGATCATGAGGCTCTCTGCTACTTGGAGACACATAACTACACATTTACCATGTTAAAgcctctgagaagtcctgcagtgAAGAATGCTTTTACCTTTGATCCCATAGTACCATCTAGGGTCAAAATATTGTGGCCCAAAGCTGACTACAAGGAAAATAAGAGTGCAGGCAGAAAGCCTTCAACTTGGCCCCCAATTCTCTGCCAGAACTGGCTAGAATGACTTTTCCTGAAGTGCTGCTTATTAACGTACTGTCTCTGATGGTCTATAAGGAGAGGACACTTCATCAAGCCAGTCTGTTTTTGTGGTGGTATCTCTGATGTTGAAAAAGACCAGACCTCTGCCTGAAGGCTTCTCCACATTCATTACACTTGTAGGGTTTTTCCTCGTTGTGGATTCTCACATGCTGAGCGAGATGGGAGTTTAATCGGAAGGCTTTCTGGCAAATAGTACACTTGAAAggtttttctccagtgtgaatCCTGTGGTGTCGAATAAGGTCTGATGTCAAACTGAAGGTTTTCCCACACTCATTACACTGGTGGCTTCTGGAGTGGCTGTGGATTCTCTGATGGTGGGTGAGGAGAAGGGCCTGACTAAAGGTTTTTCCACACTCTTTGCACTGACAGGGCTCCTCCTGACTGTGAATTCTCTGGTGTCGATTAAGGTGGGAGCTGCGCCGAAAGTTCTTTCCACAGTGGATACATagataaggtttctctccagtatggatTCTGAGATGTTCCAAAAGGCCTGCGTTCTGGCTAAAGACTTTTCCACACTCCTTGCACTGATAAGGCTTCTCACCAAGATGGATTTTCTGATGTCTGACAAGGTGTGAACTTCTCTgaaaggctttcccacattcatgACACTGATGACCTTTTTCTCTAGAGCATATTTTCTGATGTCCAGGAAGACTCAAACTCTGACACACTTCAGCTTCACAGAgtttttctttcctgtgtgaACTTTCATGCTTAATCAGGTCTGAGTGCTGGAAGAATGCCTGCCCATATTCTGAGCATTTACAGTCAGTCTTCTCCTTGGGCTCAGCCTGCTGCCTATCCAAGTTAGAGTCCTTGTAATGAACCTCCATGGGTTCAAATGGTTTCCCAGATGATTCCACTCTTCCACAGGAGTCTGTCTCTACAACCAGCTTCCCATTCTCAATCCTTTTCGCCTCCCCTGAAACATTAAGCATATAACACCAATTACTTGCTTTTTGGTGCTCAGGAGAAGGAATCTGCAATTAGGAGGATAAAACTGAATGTGTGAAAAATGGAAATGTGGATGTTTGTGtttgtatataacatatatggAATGATACATAAGAAAATGTTTCTCAGTGGCTGCTTTGAGAGGATTATGGTGAGAGATGACTTATTTTAAATGGTTTGAAGTCATGTGATACATATGCATaaatacacacagagagaagttAGCAAGCAAGTCAACAGTCATAAAGGGCAGGGCTctatgttcttttttgtttttaaatctgctTATGGCTTCAGTGAAGAAAATACTGAACATTTTCCTGCCTTCATCCCTTCCTTCCTAAACCCATCCTAAATGCCAATCATTACTGTAGGCACTGAGGTTATCAAGTagaataaaaacttattttttatgaA
This genomic interval from Bos taurus isolate L1 Dominette 01449 registration number 42190680 breed Hereford chromosome 23, ARS-UCD2.0, whole genome shotgun sequence contains the following:
- the ZSCAN26 gene encoding zinc finger and SCAN domain-containing protein 26 isoform X1; protein product: MAIAWGTVPSLAPVNLKKEGLQVVKEDHLSAREQGVKLQGNGTGFRQEPLCKRFRQLRYEETTGPREALSRLRELCRQWLQPETHTKEQILELLVLEQFLTILPEELQARLREHHLESGEDAVVFLEDLQLELGGTGQQEDPNQAKKQEVLMEKTAPGKATPERQVQPEGDVPQPEREKGEAKRIENGKLVVETDSCGRVESSGKPFEPMEVHYKDSNLDRQQAEPKEKTDCKCSEYGQAFFQHSDLIKHESSHRKEKLCEAEVCQSLSLPGHQKICSREKGHQCHECGKAFQRSSHLVRHQKIHLGEKPYQCKECGKVFSQNAGLLEHLRIHTGEKPYLCIHCGKNFRRSSHLNRHQRIHSQEEPCQCKECGKTFSQALLLTHHQRIHSHSRSHQCNECGKTFSLTSDLIRHHRIHTGEKPFKCTICQKAFRLNSHLAQHVRIHNEEKPYKCNECGEAFRQRSGLFQHQRYHHKNRLA
- the ZSCAN26 gene encoding zinc finger and SCAN domain-containing protein 26 (The RefSeq protein has 1 substitution compared to this genomic sequence) encodes the protein MAIAWGTVPSLAPVNLKKEGLQVVKEDHLSAREQGVKLQGNGTGFRQEPLCKRFRQLRYEETTGPREALSRLRELCRQWLQPETHTKEQILELLVLEQFLTILPEELQARLREHHLESGEDAVVFLEDLQLELGGTGQQEDPNQAKKQEVLMEETAPGKATPERQVQPEGDVPQPEREKGEAKRIENGKLVVETDSCGRVESSGKPFEPMEVHYKDSNLDRQQAEPKEKTDCKCSEYGQAFFQHSDLIKHESSHRKEKLCEAEVCQSLSLPGHQKICSREKGHQCHECGKAFQRSSHLVRHQKIHLGEKPYQCKECGKVFSQNAGLLEHLRIHTGEKPYLCIHCGKNFRRSSHLNRHQRIHSQEEPCQCKECGKTFSQALLLTHHQRIHSHSRSHQCNECGKTFSLTSDLIRHHRIHTGEKPFKCTICQKAFRLNSHLAQHVRIHNEEKPYKCNECGEAFRQRSGLFQHQRYHHKNRLA